The window CTTCGACCGGGCGGTGGCTGACGGCGTGCAGTGCCGGGCGGTGGCCCGGGAGATCGCCCACCTACCCGGCCCGTGGGCGCAGGCGCTGCTCCGGGGCGCGACCGTCGTCCCGTCTGCACCGTCGGAGACGCTCGCCCGGCATGCCCGCGACCCCGCGTCGCTGGTCGACGCCGCCGCGACAGAGATCGATGAGCAGATCGGCATACAGATCGACGGGCAGGCCGGCGGCGTGCGGCGGGGGCAGCCGATGCTCCTGTGGACCTACGTCAACCTTGACGACTACCTGCATCGCCACGGCTACGACGAACCGGCCGTGGCGGCGATGGCCGAGCTGGGCAGCCGGGCCGCCCGGTGGGCGCAGGCCGGCTGGACGGTCATCGGCTACTCGGACCACGGCCAGGTCCGGTGCGCTCCGGACGAGAACCTGATGCGGGCCTGGTCCGCTCTGGACGATCCGGCACGACGGCTGCTCCCGGCCGGCGGGGCGGGCCGGGTCCGCTGGCTGTACCCGGCCCCCGGCGACGAAGACGAGGTCGGCGGCCGACTCGCTGCGGCGCTCGGCTCCTCGGCCAGGATCGTCGCCACCGACGAAGCCTGGCGGGACCGAGTAGGCCCGGTGATCGCGATCGCCGCAGACGAGCGCTTCCCCGTGCCGGACCCCAGCCTGAGCTGGGAGCACGGCGCCGACTCGGCCGACGAAACGGTGGTGCCGCTGGCGATCTGGCGGGGCCGCTAGTGCCGCATCAGGCAACGTTCGCCCTGTCGACCACGGCTCGTAGCCGTTGGTCGTCGGCGTGTCGGTTTCGCCAGATCATGTAGCGGCGGATCATGCTGCCCTGCTCCTTGATCTGGCCGGCGAGTGTCACTTCATCGGCTGTCATTTCATCGGCGTGCCAATCCGAAGCCGGTTGCCATCAGGGTCGCGCAGCTCAATCTCACGCGCCCACGGAACATCCTCCGCCTGCACATCGAACTCGGAGGCGATGGCCTCGACGTCACTAACGCGGAGGTAGACCAACGTGTCAGGACGCGCATCTCCCTTGTGCTCCGACAAGAACAACCGCACCCCGCCCCGGGCGACCTCGACGAACGCGGGAAAGCCCGGCTCGAAGCGGTGTTCCCACTGCTTGGCGAAGCCCAGTCGCTCGTACCAGGCAGCCGCCGCCGCAGCGTCCTCGACGCGAAGAATGGGGATGACTTCCTCGTTCATGAGGCCATCGTCGCAGACCGCCCAGGGTAGTCGATGCCTAATGTGGCACTAGGACAGACACGCGGCCGCCAGGAACACGAGCCGCTAGGAGGCGGTGCCGACGGGCGAGACGTCAGCCGGGCGCTGCGGGTGCGTCTGGGCCCGGAACGGCAACAGCGCGGCCCCCACCAGGATGAAGACTGCGGCGACCACGAAGTAGATCGGCCGGTACCCGACGGTGCCGACGACGACGGTGCCAACACCGATGCATACGGCGTACGGCGTATTGATGATCGCCTCCGACGCCACGATCGCGCGGCCCTGCAGCTCGGCGGAGGTGCGCCGCTGCACCAGGGTCACCTCGGCGACGAGGATCAGCGGCAACCCCAACCCGACCAGGACCGCCCCGGCGGCGACCCCGGTCAGGGTGGCGGTGCTGGCCACGGCGAGACCGACCCCGTTGAGCAGGAAGCCGGCGCAGGCGGCGGCGTACTCGCCGTAGCGCCGCATCGCGGGCCCGACCAGGAGACCGGCGACGACGCTGCCGGCGCCCTGGACGCCGCCGAGGATCCCGATGATGGCGGTCGGACGCTGCAGCCCGTCGCTGACGAGCGAGAACAGGGCCACGTTGATCATGCCGGCGCCGCCGAACGCGACCGCGCTGGCGATAACGATCCGCCGGATGATCGGATGGCGGGCCACGTGCCGGGCCCCGGCGACGACCTCGGCCGCGAGCGAGCCGCGCTCCGTGGCGTCGGCCGACCGGACCAGATCCCGGGGCCGGCGCAGCAGCACCAGCGACGCGGCGGACAGGGCGAACGTCGCGGCGTCGACCAGGATGACCGCTTCGATGCCGCTGGTGGTGTAGAGCGCGGCGCCGACGACCGGCCCGATCACCCGCATCCCCTGGCTGAGGCTGCTGAGTACGCCGTTGGCGTTGCCGAGGCTGTCGTCGGGCAGCATCGAGTGCAGCAGGCCGCCACGGGAGGCCCGGTAGATCTGCCCGGAGCAGCCGTACAGGAACGTGACGACGTACACCAGCCACAGGTCGGCCGCGTCGTCCACTGTCAGCAGTGCCAGAATCAGGATCGCCATCGACCCGTCGTTGGCCGTCATCAGCCACCGGCGTGGCAGGCGGTCCACCAGCAGACCGGTCAACGGCGACAGCAGCACGGCGATGGCGAACAGTAGGAAGACCAGGCCGGCGGCGCTGGTGGATCCGGTGAGGTCCTTCATCCAGATCGCCAGCACGATGACCATCATCGTGCTGCCGAACATGTTGAACGACTGACCGGCAAGGAGCAGCCGCATGTTGCGGTCACCCAGGATGACGGGCCGCATCAAGATCCTCCGCCGCATTGAGATCCTCTGCAGGGTTCAGGACCGGGACGACCCAGCCGGCCCGGTGCAGCATGTCGAAGACCCGGTCGGCGAACGCCACCGAGATGGGAAGTTCGCTGGCCAGCGCCGCCCACCAGGCCGCGCTGCGGCGGCCACGCCGGCCGTCGACGGCTCGCAACAGCGTGAGTACGCGGGCGTGGCTGCCGCCCCGGTCCTCAGCCAGGTGTTCGGCCAGCCAGGCGCGATCAGCGGCGGTAGCGGCCAGTGATCGGGGATTGACCGGGCCGAGCGCGGCGCGGGCCAGCACCGTACCCGACCCCTCGTCGGCGGTCGACGGCTCGGCGCCCAGCGCGCGTTCGCGGCCGGCGGCGGTCGCGCGGGCAGCGGCTGCGCGGTCCGCAGCGGTGGCGGACACGTCGGCCAGCCAGTGTGCCGTACGGACGATCTCCCCGGCCGGCACACCGGCGTGGGTCAGCGTGCCGACACATCTGCCGACGATTTCGCCGCAGTGTGCCACCCGCCGGCCGGATGCGGCGTCGCTGGCCGGGTCCAGCACCGGGCTGCCGTCGTCACCGTACGGGTACGGTGCCGGCGTACGCCGCCGGCCGGGCAGCGCCGCCAGGATGTGCCCGGCGGCCCAGCCGGCACACGCGTCGGCGACGTCGGCGGCCAACGCCGGGTCCGCGCGTCCGCGTACCGCCGCCACGGTCGAGGCCGCGACCGTGATGGTGCGACGCAGCTCAGCCGGGTCGACCATGTCGAGCGTGTCGGCCGAGGTGTGGTTGGTGCGGTCCGGCCAGTGCCCGAAGGACACCGTCGGGCACCCGGTCGGCGCGTCCGAGACGAGCGCGTGGTCGGATCCCCCGGAGAACGGTGCAATAGCCGTCTCCCCCGGTTCGCACGGCACCGCGCCGCTGTAGGACCGGGCCCGTGCCGGCATCAGGTCGGCGCAGCGTTCGGCCAGCGCCGGCAGAAACGACGGTACGTCATCCGGCCCTCGTTCGATCATCAGCGAGCTGCCGCAGCGGTACGGGTCCTGCCCGGCCATGTCCACGTTGACTGCCAGGCTGGGCCGGGCCACGGCACCGCTGCCCACGAGATCGTGCAGGTACGCGGCGACACCGACGAACTCCGGTGCCCACAGGAAACGCAGATCCGGTCCGCCGGCGGGCCGGGCACCGAGCAACCGGGCGGTCGCGAGCAGCGCGGCGACGCCGGAGGCGTTGTCGTTGGCGCTGGGCCGGGGATGGCACAGGTGCGCCGAGAGCAGGAACTCGTCGCCGCCACCGTCGCCGGGCAGCACCCCGGTCACCACCGGCATGTCGGCCGTCGACTCGGCCACCGCCACCTCGACGGTGACCGCCTCGCCCCGGTCGGCGGCCGTGCTGAGCCGGGTGAGCTGCGCGGCGGTGAGGCTGAAGCCGGCCAACGCCGTACCGGGCAGCAGTTCCAGCCGGCCGACCTGGTCGGCGAAGCGGTCGGTCCGGGCGCTGAGCGGGTCTGCGGCGACCGCGACGGCGCCGCCGGCCGCCGCCCGTCGGGCGCATTCCGGAAACGGTACGCGGACGTCGTCCAGCAGCACGAGCGTGCCGGTCGCGTCAGCGCCGGCGCACATCGCCGACCAGCGCAGCAGTGGTACGGCGACGCCGCCGGCGCGGGTCGGTGCCGAGTACGCCGCGAGGGTGTACGGCTGCGCCGGATAGTCGATCAGCGTCTCGCCGCTGTGCCGGAGGCTGGCCCGGACCGGGGTCCACGACATCGGGGCCTGGTAGGTCCACCACCGCCGGGCCCCGTCTGCCGGGAACGTGTGCACGGTGACGTCGCGCAGGCCGGCGTCTGCCGCACGCTGTGCGACGTAGCCGGCTGCGGCGAGGATCCCGGCCGAGGCCTGGTAGCGATCGTGGCGGGCGACCTCCGCGACGTCGGCCATGGCAGCGGCGACGTCGATGCCCTCGTGCACCGCCGCGATCAGCTGGGACAGTCTCATCAGCGGTCCGCCGGCCCGGGTCGGCCGGTGGCGGATCCGGCAGCGGCGGCCGTCGGGGCGGCGGCGAACGCGGCCAGGCGGGCCTCGGACAGCGGGACCGACAGCCGCAGTAGCGCGCCCGGTGGGCCGCCGGGCGCCAGCGACGGCACCTGCTTGGCGAGCACCCCTCGGGCGGCCAGGATCCGGCGTACCCCGTCCTCACCGGGCAGGGCCAGCCACGGCAGCCGGGGATCGGTCGGCAGCGGGGTGAGACCGGCGGCGATCAACTGCTCCTCGACGTACGGCTTCACCTGTGCGATCCGTTTCCGCAGTAATGCAAGCGGATCCCGCTGGGTGAGCAGCGCGGCGGCCAGGTCCAGGGCGAGTGCGCTGACCGCCAGCGGCGGTGCCACCTGCCGGACCACATCGGCCAGGTCCGGTGCGGCGACGGCGTATCCGACCCGCAGCCCGCCGGCGCAGAACCCCTTCGACATGCTGCGGATGACGACTGTGCCGGGCAGCTCGTCGGTGAGCGGGGCGGCGCTCTGGTCAGGCGGTAGGTAGGCACCGAGTGTCTCGTCGACGACCAGCACACTGCCGACCGTGGCGCAGGCCTGCGCGACCCGGCGCAGTTGGTCCCCGGTCCAGATCGGGCCGAGCAGGCCGGGCCGGTCGACCAGGGTCAGCACCGGCCGGTGCTGGGTCACGGCGGCCACCGCGTCCGACGGGTCGCGCAGCGACGTGGCCAGGACCTGGCCACCGGTGGCGCCGGGCAGCTCCGGATGGCCGACCAGGTCGACCAGGACGGTGCCGCCGTCGCCCAGTCGGGCCAGCGCGTGCAGCAGGCCGGTGGCGCCGGCACCGGCGGTGACCCGTTCGGGCGGCAGGTGCCGGCCCTGCGGCCAGCCCAGATACGCGGCGACGAGGGGCGCGAGCCGCTGCGCCGCGTACGGGTCGGCGAGGTCGTAGCGGCGTGCCCGCTGGACTGCGGCCGGCCCGGTGGGCAGCGACGCCCACGCCGCGGCCAGCGCGGGTTCGACCGGTACGGCCTCATCGGGGGCGGCGCGCAGGTCGAGCGGCCCCGGTACGTGGTCGTCGGCAGGTGACGGGACTGGTGGCGTTGGCGTACGGTGGCCGTCGAGTGCCGAGGTCACCACCGGTGCCGGTCTGGCGACGAACTGGACGTAGCGGGCGTCCATGGTCAGTGTGGCACCTGCAGTGAAGTCCGCGTCGGTGCGGGCCACGGCGAACCCGGCCCGCGTCAGCAAGGTGGCCACCTCGGTCGGGTGGTAGAGGCGGACGTCGTCGGGCAGGACGGCGGTGGTGCCGTCGGGCCGGCGGACGTCGACCCGGCCGCTGCTGCGTCCGGTGGTCGGGTCGTAGCGGCGCTGAAAGTGGAACGCGGTGCCGCCGATGTCCGCGTGTGCCTCGTCCCGGTAGTGCCGGGCGATGGCGAGCACATTGGAATGGTCGAGGATGAGCGGACCGTCGGCGGGCAGCAGGCGGCGTACCGCGCGCAGCAGCCGGAGCTGATCGGCGTCGGTTCCCCAGCCGAACGCCTGCACGCAGATGGCCGCGTCGACGTCGGGCAGCCCCCACCCGGGCGGCTGCGCGCCGAGCAGGTCCACCCGGCGCAGGTCGAGTGTCACACCGGCGGCGTCGGCTGCGCTCGCGGCCCGCCGCAGCGCGTACCCGGACACGTCCACCCCGATGACGTCGAAGCCCTCGCGGGCCAGACCGACGGCGTGCCGGCCGACCCCGCAGCCCAGGTCGACCACGCGCCGGCCGGGGGCGTGGGTGGCCAGGACGTCCGCCAGGTAGGCGACCTCGGCGGCGGTGCGTTCGGCCGTGTACTCGTCGTCGGCGAACGTCCAGTAGTCAGCCGTGAAGTAACGCTCGTACCACGGGGTCGGCGGCATGCCGGTCAGGACACGGTGGTGAGTTCGCGACGGGCGAAGAAATCGCAGACGTCGCAGAGGTCCGGCGCGTTGGCGACACCTTCCTGCTGCAGGTAGACCCCGCCGCAGACGCGGCAGGTCGCTTCCATGAAGGGGAACATGTAGCGCTGCATGTTCTCGAACGCGGAGAACATGTAGTAGTCGATGCCCGGCCACAGATCGAGCAGATGGTCGGTCATGGCGTACGACAGGGACCGCTCGTCCGGGCCGGTGGTGAACCGTCCCGGTGTGCCCTGTCGGTTCAGTTCCGGCGCGACCAGCTCCAGGTACAGCGTCAGTTCCTTCTTGGTGATCCGGTACAGCGGGAAGATGTACCGCAGGCCGCCAATTTGCCGGGTCGGGATGCCACCCATCCGGAATCCGCTGGTCATCCAAGTGACCATGCTGGCCAGCAGGTCGTCGGCGTTGAAGCCGAACGCCACCACGCCGGCGCCGCGCGCGTGTGCCTCCTCCTCCAGCATCCGCCGCAACACCTGGTGGCCGATGACCATCGTCAGGTGGCTGCCCTCGTCGCCGACGATCTCGTTCATCGAGTCGACGAACGTGCCGCGTAGCCGGAACGCCCGCTCCACGTCCGCCGCAGTCACGATGACCTGCTCGATCCCCAGCCGTTCGCCGGAGGCGCGGGCGGCGGCGAACGTCGCCGGCTCCTCCCAGTCGGGCAGGCCGGTGATGGTCACGGCCGTCATGTTCAGTGGCGGCAGTCGGTCTCTGGTCCGCTCCAGCAGGGTCAGGTAGGCGACGCTGTCCCGCCCGCCGGACAGCCCGACGATCACGTGGTCGCCGTCGCGCATCACCTCCCGGGACAGGACACTGTCGACGAACGCCTCCTCGACGTACTGGATGAAGGCAGCAGCGTCGAACTGCTCGCCCCGGACCTCGATGGCGCCCTTGTCGTCGAAGACGACGCTCTTGGTGTAAACCGGGTTGGGTACGCCGTAGACCTGCCGTTTCGGGCGGCGCATCACATTCAGATCGTAATGCCGGACCTGCCGGACTTCGATGATGTCGTCGGCGCCGACAACCGTGGTGTCCTCCGACACCACCTGCCCATCGCGCCAGCTCAACACGGAGTTGACCGGGATACCGTTGCGGCGTAGCACGTCGACCAGAGGCTGCCCCGCCGTCGCAGCCAGTTCCTCGGTCGTGCCGACCTTCGTGTGGTAATAGACTGACGCCATTGTCCAACAATAGATCTCCGCCGGTGTCCGGTACAGTGCGATCATGGGCCGTACCATCGTCGTCGACCACTACGACGACCCACGGGCGGCGGCGCGGGCCGGGTGGGATGCGGTCGCCGGCAGCGATGACACACCGGTGTTCTATCAGGACGGTTACCTGTCGGCCTACCACGATGCGCCGCTCGCGCCGCTGGAGCGGCTCGGATACCTGGTGGCCCGGGAACCGGCCGGGCGGCCGGTGGCCGTGCTACCGGTCGCGCTGCACCGGCTCGCCGACCCGATCGGCGGGCTGCGGCGCCTGCATCCCGGCATCGAGCGGGACAGCGCGCTGCTCAGCCACGTCTGGCACTGCTACGACACCCAACTGCTCGGCGCGGTCGCCCGGACCGATGTGGTCACCGAACTGCTCGACACCCTGCGCCGGCTCGCCGCCGGCTGGGGAGCCCGCTGGTACGGGCTGGTCAATGTGGAGTCGTCCGGCCCGACGGCGACCGCACTCGCCGCCGCCGGGCTGACCGGGAAGCATCTGGTGGACCGCTACTCCACCGACCTGACCGGCCTCACCTCGTACGAGGACTACCTTGCCCGGCTGGCTCCTCGGCCCCGGGCCAACCTGCGCCGCAACGAACGCCGGGCGGCCGACGCCGGTTTCGTCTGCGATGTGACCACACCGGACGGCGCTGACCTGGTCGAGATCGCCGACCTGTGCGACCGGACCGCCGCCCGCTTCGGCAACGCCGGCTTCTACCCCGCCGAAACGTTCACCCGGTTCGTCACCGCCCTTGGCCCGGCCGCGCACGTGCTACGCATCCGCCAACGGGGCACGCTGGTCGCGGCCGGGGTGTGCCTGACCGACCAGCGCCGCTTCCACACCTGGACCTGCGGTGTCGAATACCGCGTCGACGGCAACGCCAGCCCGTACGCGGCGCTGTTCACCGAGTCGGTCCGGCTGGCGCTGCGGCTGGGCCGTCCGATCCTGGAGGGTGGGCGCAGCAACGACGTCTTCAAGCGTCGGCACGGACTGACCGCCCGCCGGCTCGACGCCTACGTGATGCGGCTGTGAGCTACCGGCTGCGCGTGCATCCGGGCATCGCCCCGCAGTGGGAGCGGCTGGCCGCTGGCGGGCCGATGCTGACCACACCGGGGTGGCTGCGCGCGATGGCTGGCCGGCTCGGTGGGCGCACGCTCACCTTCGTCGTCGAACAGGGCGGGGAGGCGTGCCTGGCCGTGCACGCCACCGTGCAGCCCGCGCCCCGCCCTGGTGAACTGTTCGACCTGCACCATGTACTGGTCAGTGAGGCTCCCGCGCTGCCGCTGACCGACGCGTCGCGGACCGCGCGGGCCGAGTTGTCGAGGCGGGCCGAGCTGTCCGGCCGGGCCGCGTCCGATCCGTCCCGTTGGACGCCGAACCTGCTGGTGATGCTGCCCGGCTACGAATGCCTCCCCGTCGGACCGGCCGCGGCCAGTCCGGCCGCGCCAGCGGTCGCCGTCGACGGCATCCTGGGCTGGGCCGCGGACGCCGGCATCGCGACGGTGGCCTTCCTCTACACCAGACCGGACGCGACGGCATTGACCGGCGCCCTGTCCGCAGCGGGGTTCCTCGCGATGCCACTGTCACTGACCTGGGACCTTCCGGTACCCAGCGGCGGGTTCGACGGCTATCTGGCGGCACTGCCCCGCAAACGGGCGGCCGAAGCAGGGCGGGAGCTGGCCCGGCTCACCGCCAACGGCGTACGGCTGCGTCATCTGCACGCCGACGCGATCCCCCCGCTCGTGCCGGTGCTGGCCAGGCTGCGCGGCCAGTTGGTCAGCAAGTACCGGGGCGGCTGCGACGAGGTGGCCGAGCGCAGCCGGCTGGAATCGCTGCTGCACGACGTCGCCGACGGCCGGGCCCAGGTGGTCCTCGCCGACGCCGGGGACGCCGTCGTCGGGTTCGCGCTGTTCGCGCCGTTCGCGGACGGGTGGCAGTGCCTGGCGCTCGGGTACGACTACACCGATCGCCGGTCGCGGTTCGCGTACTTCGGCACGGCGTTCTACGGGGCGGTCCCACTCGCCTCGGCGCAGGGTGTCCGCCGGATCGGCTACGGGCAGGGCTCGGCGCGGGCCAAACAGGACCGGGGATGTGTCGGTACGCCGCTGACGGCCTGGCTGCACTCGACCGATCCCGAGCTGATGGCTACGGCGCGGGCCGCCGCGACGGCGACCGTCCTCATCCCCGGACAGCGACCGTCCTGATCCCGGCGTCGGCGTCACCGGCGGGGCGGGAACCGGCGTGAAGTGGCGAGTACGAGGCGTTCCCACGGGTCGAGCCGGGCGCCGTGGACAGCGAGGAGGTCCTGCACCCGGGCCGGGTCGGGGCCCGGCCGGTCGGGGGTGAACTCGGCGGCCAGGACCGGCGCGAGCGGATGCCCGACGGCCAGCAGCCCGGCGGCCTTCTCGCCGGCCCCGGTGGCGGCGAGATCGCCGGGGTCACCCGCCAGCAGGTCGGCCGCGCTGCGGCGGGCGGAATCGGACAGCTCCGGCCACGCCAGGGCGAGAACCCGGGCGCGCAGGCCGGCCAGGACCTGCGGATATCCCCGGCGCTCGGCGGGAGCGCTCCGGCTGAGCAGATCAAGCAGGGTACGCAGGTCGGCCGGATCACCGCCGCTGT is drawn from Micromonospora sp. Llam0 and contains these coding sequences:
- a CDS encoding alkaline phosphatase family protein, translated to MLAVDGFPYDAALAAGWQTAELTSLASTFPSTSTTAWLTAMTGVGPAQHGVPGMVYRIPGRGTLVYAVTGQVLAQGPADPGGDPRLVIGHPTIFDRAVADGVQCRAVAREIAHLPGPWAQALLRGATVVPSAPSETLARHARDPASLVDAAATEIDEQIGIQIDGQAGGVRRGQPMLLWTYVNLDDYLHRHGYDEPAVAAMAELGSRAARWAQAGWTVIGYSDHGQVRCAPDENLMRAWSALDDPARRLLPAGGAGRVRWLYPAPGDEDEVGGRLAAALGSSARIVATDEAWRDRVGPVIAIAADERFPVPDPSLSWEHGADSADETVVPLAIWRGR
- a CDS encoding glyoxalase superfamily protein: MNEEVIPILRVEDAAAAAAWYERLGFAKQWEHRFEPGFPAFVEVARGGVRLFLSEHKGDARPDTLVYLRVSDVEAIASEFDVQAEDVPWAREIELRDPDGNRLRIGTPMK
- a CDS encoding MFS transporter — encoded protein: MRPVILGDRNMRLLLAGQSFNMFGSTMMVIVLAIWMKDLTGSTSAAGLVFLLFAIAVLLSPLTGLLVDRLPRRWLMTANDGSMAILILALLTVDDAADLWLVYVVTFLYGCSGQIYRASRGGLLHSMLPDDSLGNANGVLSSLSQGMRVIGPVVGAALYTTSGIEAVILVDAATFALSAASLVLLRRPRDLVRSADATERGSLAAEVVAGARHVARHPIIRRIVIASAVAFGGAGMINVALFSLVSDGLQRPTAIIGILGGVQGAGSVVAGLLVGPAMRRYGEYAAACAGFLLNGVGLAVASTATLTGVAAGAVLVGLGLPLILVAEVTLVQRRTSAELQGRAIVASEAIINTPYAVCIGVGTVVVGTVGYRPIYFVVAAVFILVGAALLPFRAQTHPQRPADVSPVGTAS
- a CDS encoding DUF4910 domain-containing protein, which codes for MRLSQLIAAVHEGIDVAAAMADVAEVARHDRYQASAGILAAAGYVAQRAADAGLRDVTVHTFPADGARRWWTYQAPMSWTPVRASLRHSGETLIDYPAQPYTLAAYSAPTRAGGVAVPLLRWSAMCAGADATGTLVLLDDVRVPFPECARRAAAGGAVAVAADPLSARTDRFADQVGRLELLPGTALAGFSLTAAQLTRLSTAADRGEAVTVEVAVAESTADMPVVTGVLPGDGGGDEFLLSAHLCHPRPSANDNASGVAALLATARLLGARPAGGPDLRFLWAPEFVGVAAYLHDLVGSGAVARPSLAVNVDMAGQDPYRCGSSLMIERGPDDVPSFLPALAERCADLMPARARSYSGAVPCEPGETAIAPFSGGSDHALVSDAPTGCPTVSFGHWPDRTNHTSADTLDMVDPAELRRTITVAASTVAAVRGRADPALAADVADACAGWAAGHILAALPGRRRTPAPYPYGDDGSPVLDPASDAASGRRVAHCGEIVGRCVGTLTHAGVPAGEIVRTAHWLADVSATAADRAAAARATAAGRERALGAEPSTADEGSGTVLARAALGPVNPRSLAATAADRAWLAEHLAEDRGGSHARVLTLLRAVDGRRGRRSAAWWAALASELPISVAFADRVFDMLHRAGWVVPVLNPAEDLNAAEDLDAARHPG
- a CDS encoding aminotransferase class I/II-fold pyridoxal phosphate-dependent enzyme, which produces MPPTPWYERYFTADYWTFADDEYTAERTAAEVAYLADVLATHAPGRRVVDLGCGVGRHAVGLAREGFDVIGVDVSGYALRRAASAADAAGVTLDLRRVDLLGAQPPGWGLPDVDAAICVQAFGWGTDADQLRLLRAVRRLLPADGPLILDHSNVLAIARHYRDEAHADIGGTAFHFQRRYDPTTGRSSGRVDVRRPDGTTAVLPDDVRLYHPTEVATLLTRAGFAVARTDADFTAGATLTMDARYVQFVARPAPVVTSALDGHRTPTPPVPSPADDHVPGPLDLRAAPDEAVPVEPALAAAWASLPTGPAAVQRARRYDLADPYAAQRLAPLVAAYLGWPQGRHLPPERVTAGAGATGLLHALARLGDGGTVLVDLVGHPELPGATGGQVLATSLRDPSDAVAAVTQHRPVLTLVDRPGLLGPIWTGDQLRRVAQACATVGSVLVVDETLGAYLPPDQSAAPLTDELPGTVVIRSMSKGFCAGGLRVGYAVAAPDLADVVRQVAPPLAVSALALDLAAALLTQRDPLALLRKRIAQVKPYVEEQLIAAGLTPLPTDPRLPWLALPGEDGVRRILAARGVLAKQVPSLAPGGPPGALLRLSVPLSEARLAAFAAAPTAAAAGSATGRPGPADR
- a CDS encoding GNAT family N-acetyltransferase, coding for MGRTIVVDHYDDPRAAARAGWDAVAGSDDTPVFYQDGYLSAYHDAPLAPLERLGYLVAREPAGRPVAVLPVALHRLADPIGGLRRLHPGIERDSALLSHVWHCYDTQLLGAVARTDVVTELLDTLRRLAAGWGARWYGLVNVESSGPTATALAAAGLTGKHLVDRYSTDLTGLTSYEDYLARLAPRPRANLRRNERRAADAGFVCDVTTPDGADLVEIADLCDRTAARFGNAGFYPAETFTRFVTALGPAAHVLRIRQRGTLVAAGVCLTDQRRFHTWTCGVEYRVDGNASPYAALFTESVRLALRLGRPILEGGRSNDVFKRRHGLTARRLDAYVMRL